TATACCGGttaatattgttattactcaaaaaattcttcttttgaaagcaTTTCAAGGACTTGCTAGGTAGCGGGCCTATGAACCTACTTTTTAATCCATCGCCCACCGAAATTGGTAATATGTTCGTTCTTGGTAAATATATCCTGCTGAATGAGAGcattctctttttatttgtatttttcttcatattccATTTTAAATGTTGAACATCCAAGGAAGTATGCAACTGGTAACTGCGATCAGAGAGTTTATAAATAATGTACTCCGCTAATCTGAAAATGGTAAAGAATAGTATGAAAATGTTCTTGATTGCAGATACAAAATCTTGATTAATGTCAAAGagattttgttctttagCCCAATTGCTTCtcaaaaaacaaattgaaCTGTATTTCATCGCTGCTATGGCTTTCATTCTGAATAAGTGTGCAACTGGGCTATAAAGCAGCTGTTGGAAGATGGAAAAGACAAGGACCTTTAGAAAAATTAATCCTTGAAAGGTGGAAAGGCTTTGCATTTTAAGGCTTTGATTATATAGTACCTGCTCCATGTTGAGATAAGAAtgaaggaaagaaaaaaagaatgctTTCTCTTGGAGGTCTTGTTGTTTAGTAGCTATTATTGGGCTTGCTATTTGGATGTTAGAGTAACTATAAGAATAACAAAGTGAGAAAACATACAGGTAGTACTATATATGCATCACAGGTACACAGATGTAACTTTTTTCCTGTTATCCGCTTCTTCTCCCTACATTTAGTTACAGGATTTTGTGTCATAAGCAATAATAACGGTTATCAGTAGGCCTTGTTATCCCGACGCGGAGTTGGaacaagataaaaaaaatacaagaaaCTACATTGACCCATGTTCTCACCATTGAAAGTGGTGAAGTTCAATAAGATcaagacaaaagaaaaccagcAAGAATGATGCGAAAATATATGATCAGTGTTAAAAAGCTATTGTCAAAGTTTGTTTCCACCTATAAAGGATTCGGACGAAGAAATTcatgttgttgttgttatagggtatcatcatatatattttcacTCAtttgatcaagaaaaatgcatGTCAACGAGAAAGATATCACATTCTTCTGAATATGTTCTataccttttttcttgcttgcTTAACATTCGACCCACACGTCTATCTCTCTGAGATTGTTGTATCTGGAAATATATTTTCTGGTATAATTATCCATGCAGAAGATATCATCCTTTTTATATGACCGTCCAGAAGGCAAAGGAGtagcaaaaaaataaaaaaaagaattctctttttctagCAACATCCTTACATCTTCGCATATTTCTTCTAGGGTTTCAATAGAAATTGATAAACAGTGATATTATTCAAGGACAAGTCCAGCTGACTGGTAAAACCCATCCTGGTTTCCCTTTTTGAAGAGGTGCTACCATATACGATAGAGGTGCTTaagaatattattttttggcTTAGCCTCTGAGATACGTCACGTGCACGCTTTTGCTCAACGACTTTTCAGGTGGATTCTTCGTTGTTAGTGATGTAATCGTTGTGTGCACACTTTAGATTCAGTCACAGCTTTCAAAAGTGAAGTAGTAACGAAgaaattttacttttttgtaTACTAGATATAATCGGGTTTGTACTTTCACTATGTGAACAGAAGACGCGGGGGATACTAATAACAAGAAATTAAGCTGAGGTGGTCCGCGTGAACTACTCAATTGCCTCTTTTTTATGTTATAACTTGTCATCGTGGCGCAGCCTTAGAGTTAAAATGCGGATAGTCTCGATCTTAAGCGGAGGAGTTTTCGTCTTCGTTTGCGTTTTTTTGactttaaaaatttctccTAATGCCGCACGTGCCATAGGTAACTGATCTAAAAGTGAGTTTTAATGTCATAAAGAAACTGTAAATGTTCTTTCTAAGTACTATGTATGTATGCATGAATTTTATTAATAATGATGTAGGAGAGTGGAATAGTAATACTAGCTAAGGAAAAAAGACAGATGTACCATCACTTAAtgttcctttttcaaatgcGTTCTGTAATGCTGTAAGCAATTATCATGCCGACTGAATCGCTGAGTGCAACCTTTATATGGGCAgcaatgatttttttcgcCCGTATGAATTCGATTATGCCTTGCCAAATGTCCTGATGTAGTGAATCCTCTTGCACAAATTTTGCAAATGTATTTGCGTCTTAGTTCAAGGTCTTCTTCGTCTGATAATGTGTTTCTCGGATCCGTCCTTTGTTTTCGCGTTTTTAGGGAGTATTTACTGTTTGCCATCTTATTATAATCATCATTCGAAACCATTCCGGTTTCACTTTGTCGTACTAATGATGAGTTACTATTTAGTTGGGATAGTGAACTTCTCTCGGATGAATCTGAACTATATTGTATCGATGAATTATCAAACGAGACGCTTCTCATTTGCAAATTCGGTGCTATCAGGTATTTTGGTTCCCACTTTTCAGAGCCATCTTCTGACTTTGCCTGATATCGAAAATCAAAAGCAGTCTTGTTTAACTTGTGTTTTAGTTCATTCTCTACCACGTGAGAATTCGTAAGCACTGGAAGTAACGTCTGATACTTTCTTTCTGAGCTTATCTCAACAGTTTCTTCATCCGGGACCCTATCAAATGCCGAGATTCCAGGCAGTACAGGCATTACAGAAACATTGACGTTACTATAATTGTATGGATAAAACATTGTTAAAGGATTAAGAGATACACTAATATGCTGATCGAGAGGCaatccaaaaaagaaaaaccaaaaacAGTAGGAAATGTTTTTAAATTAATGGTGCTTACTGTGCTATAGTGCTTTGAGCAATGTTTAATAATGTGATTTTTGCTTTCAAAACCAGCAGAATTCTTTATAGCATCAAAAATTGCAATAGAAGTTAAGTAGTTCGGCCTATTATTGTAAAGAAATAAAGATCAAGTTCTTTAATTTGGATTCGGAAAGTTctcttctttatatatGAAAGGGATTCTGCTGTCAGTGTGTGAAAAGGTGACATTGCCAAGAGAATAattaagagaaaaaacacCCCAAACACCCTGACCGGCGGCGAAGCCCCTCTGCACGTTCAACGCGTTTCGTTTCACGCTTAAGGGTCCTCAAGAGACCGTTCATAGTCTTTTTTCCGATAAGAAGAATCTAGACCCAATGATTTTTTCCCTTCTTTTCCGATGCGGCCTTTTCAGTGcctaagaaaaaaaagcatttCTTGGCTTTCATTGTGGTGTTGACCATAGTCAGGCCAATACTgctttcttgatatttCCCCATCTAGAAAACAGAGTTTTTGCAGTCACAAACGTTTCAAGAACAAATATGCAAAAGATCAgctaagaaacaaaaattgtCAACATCCGTTCTGATTAAGATGATTTAGGGGTCCTATGCAAGACATTTTataaagacaaaagaaacaCTGCCTCGATTGAAAAGGCTTATCTACCGCACCTTAAGTTTTCTGAAtattctctcttttttcttttttttaactgAAAGTTGGTACAACAGTATGCTGCGGTCCATATGTATTGCTACTTCGGACGAAGAGTAggagaatttttttttctagcTGCTCCAAAATTCGTACGTTTTAGTATTCGTTCTCTTTAAGTGTTCGCGACAAAACATGTCAGCTTGCGATTTTTGTGCTTGGCGTTCTAAGTCACTGCCCCATCTGGTACTAGTTGTACATAATACTGGTATTGGCCCGCattataatatactataCATACGACGGGTAGCCAGAATTTACTGGATTGTCGGGGAAGGGACGGGCATTAGCACAAAGgcaatgataaaatttcGATTCTTACTTTTCTACTTTTGGAGGAAAATTACTCCAAGGTGGGGGCGGGCGAGCCATTATACGTGTAGCATTGAATAAAACGAGGCGTGGCTTTCTTCGCCCTACATCAATGAACAAGTGTAGCTTCTTTTGCCTAGTTAATCATTCTCTCCACACCTAATACATATAGATACGAGCCTTTTTGACAGCGTAGTTTATACGCCTTATAGCACTTGATAGCCAAGAAGCGTAGAATTTAGTTTTGCCAAGACGCTTTCATTAAGATAAGgtgtatatttttcttgctaCTTCGAAGAATGAAACCTCAGAAATAGCCAATTCTGAGCTTTCAATAAACCCAAAAGTTACAAATTCAACTTGTTCGTCTAATAATAGCTGAGGGCTCAGCCTTCTCTTTTAcaataaaaactttttaGGGGCTATTATGGCGTAATTCTCCCAACGAAATTGAGAATTTTTGTTTGGAGGCTTTGACCGTAGTTTAGTCTAACTGATTGAAAAGCAAGATCTAATACTGAAAACATGTATTCAACACTGGTCTTAAACGCAAATTGTAGGTTGCATAGAAAGCAATCAACGTACCGGAATTCATTTCCGATCAAATTGCGTGattgaatgaaaagtaCCTCAAGAGAACGggaacttttttttttctattgaCAGGAAATAATCCGAAATCTTGTATATGCGAGAACGTAATTCCGAACTGAAATTTTGGGTCAGGGATATTTCCTACTGTGTAGAAATCTTTTTGCTGCAAGATTAATTAGAATTGATAAACATAGTCTGAACGACGAAAGAGAGGAAATGAGacgttgaaaaaaaaaattattccAATTAAGGAAAACTCCAAATCGGGGCTCAGATGTGATTTATCATGACACGTACACCATTCCATACCAGACACAAGAAACGACTAATACTTTTGTGAAGCGCCTAGCTTTTTGTATCGACGACAGGAAGCTAGTTAGATCCAATAACACCcgcaaaagaaaaataaaaagaatgttATCAGTTTCCCGCAACAAATTTCCAAAGCTAAAGCGTCACATAACTTCTTCCTAACCTGAAAATTTACtaatataaataataatcacATTCATATGTGATCTCCTCCTAGCAGTAGTATTCAACATGGTGCTTTTTACATTGATTTCAATCTTAACATTGAAAGATCGTAGAAGGATACCTTATTGTAGAAAGTTATATGAACATTGGATCTTGaagacatttttttcttcgagGAAAGTGCAAGTCCGCCGCTTCTCAATAGAACATAGCCTTGCCTTCCCTTgttaatatttttctccACCGTAATTGTTGCATTCGCgttcttttcaacaatacattttttatcaCCGAACCCGCAAATCCTCAAGAAGTTCATCCGCTCGTACCTTCTTGAAAGACAATACGCCTAATTCGTGACTATAATTTTCCAAACCAATCCCTGCGGAGTTTTCAACGTATGTTAAACGTTTCACGGCGTATAAGAAAGTTACCACAGGCACGatattttcactttcaattGTTCAGAAATTGCCTTTACAATAGTAGCCCCCTAAGATTTCCATTACAGGCACTTTGTAACTGAGGCTCCTACAAGTTTTCTGGGTGGGAAGAGCAAGACGAAGTGTTTCACGGCGGGGCCGCGGgcccttttcttttttaaacGAGTCGCAGGAACCCGAAaccaaaatttgaaagaacgCTACGCTACTCTTTCGTCTTTTCTGGCTTCTTCCACCAATAATGCCCCAGCTTCAACCAAGCGTAACACTGCAGCCAACGAACTGTCGACTCGTAGATAAACCTTTATTTGACCATTGttctctttttgaaaaggctATATAAAGACAcatattttcctttttttccaccTATTGTCTCACCTGTTAAGCTTTTATTCCCCGTGTTTTCTTCGAAAGTATAACGatagttttcttctttcaaattgaataaaaaaccAAACCTCAAACGCCACAAATCCTCAATAAAGATGCCTGCTCCTAAAGATCCAAGGAATCTTCCAATTAGACAACAAATGGAAGCTCTTATCCGTCGTAAGCAAGCGGAAATTACGCAAGGCTTGGAATCCATCGATACTGTTAAGTTTCATGCTGATACATGGACCCGTGGTAACGatggtggtggtggtacTTCCATGGTTATTCAGAATGGTACTACTTTCGAAAAAGGTGGTGTTAATGTCTCCGTTGTTTACGGTCAATTGAGTCCAGCAGCCGTTTCAGCCATGAAGGCAGACCACAAGAATCTGAGTTTACCAGAAGATCCAAAAACTGGTTTACCAGTTACTGATGGTGTTAAATTCTTCGCTTGTGGTTTAAGTATGGTTATTCATCCTGTTAACCCACACGCACCAACTACTCACCTGAACTACCGTTACTTTGAAACTTGGAACCAAGACGGAACCCCACAAACTTGGTGGTTTGGTGGTGGTGCTGATCTAACACCTTCTTACTTATACGAAGAAGACGGTCAACTGTTCCATCAATTGCATAAAGATGCTTTGGATAAGCATGACACCGCTTTATACCCACGTTTTAAGAAATGGTGTGACGAATACTTCTATATTACCCACCGTAAGGAAACTCGTGGTATTGGTGGTATCTTTTTTGACGATTACGATGAGCGTGATCCACaagaaatattgaagattGTGGAAGACTGTTTCGATGCTTTCTTACCATCTTATTTAACCATTGTCAAGAGAAGAAAGGATACCCCATACACAAAGGAAGAACAACAATGGCAAGCCATTAGACGTGGTAGATACGTTGAATTTAACTTAATCTACGATAGAGGTACTCAATTCGGTTTGAGAACACCAGGCTCTAGAGTTGAATCAATTTTGATGAGTTTGCCTGAACATGCTTCCTGGTTATACAACCATCACCCTGCTCCTGGTTCTAGAGAAGCTAAATTACTAGAGGTTACCACCAAGCCAAGGGAATGGGTTAAATAATTGAGGTTTTGTCAGCAAAACGATTGGTGATATCAAcgacgatgatgatttgaatatttcaaCTActtatttatacatttttttattatttttattatatactTCCTTTAcataattcttcaaattcaattgATACAGAATCTTTATTCTTAGATATGAAATATtgctttttatttattgcACGTGTTAACAACACATGGATTATCGAAAATTATTCTAtcaattttatttattatccCAAAATTGTTGCAATCTCTTTTTACATGTGCATTCACACTTTTTGACTGATTTCGAAACTGTTCTCGCTAGTTCTTTAAATGTCTagaacttttctttttatagTGGGagattttatcaattttccTTCCATCTATGACCACAGTTTACACACTTATAGAAAGTAGTCATCGGCTCATCCGCTGATCTGATCTGCAATTGGAAGAAGTAAGCACTTTCACCACCACAAGTGTCATAATTTGGACATTGGGTTTTGGTTTGATCCACATTGTCCCAACCACCACCAAGAACATCATCAACTTCCTTTCTTGGGAGTTTCTTCCTATCATAAATCTCTATACCTTCTATAGGGAACTCATAGGGACATGAACGGCATGCTAATGTATATACGCCGCTATCACCACTTGTTATTAATAGCATATTATTACACGAAGGGCAGAACGAAAGCATCCTAAGTTTTGTTATGTACACTTTATCTATAAAACGTGGACTCTTTTGGTTATATAATCATATAATGTATGCGTTTGCCAAAAATCGCCTCGATGTTATACTTTTGGATGGAACTTCCTTGCTATTTCTTGATATGGAAAGACTCAATTATCCCATCACCTTTGCTTAATATAATAATGGGTGCTTGAAAATTTCACctgcaatttttttatcttacCGT
The Saccharomyces mikatae IFO 1815 strain IFO1815 genome assembly, chromosome: 4 genome window above contains:
- the NRG1 gene encoding transcriptional regulator NRG1 (similar to Saccharomyces cerevisiae NRG2 (YBR066C) and NRG1 (YDR043C); ancestral locus Anc_3.281); the encoded protein is MFYPYNYSNVNVSVMPVLPGISAFDRVPDEETVEISSERKYQTLLPVLTNSHVVENELKHKLNKTAFDFRYQAKSEDGSEKWEPKYLIAPNLQMRSVSFDNSSIQYSSDSSERSSLSQLNSNSSLVRQSETGMVSNDDYNKMANSKYSLKTRKQRTDPRNTLSDEEDLELRRKYICKICARGFTTSGHLARHNRIHTGEKNHCCPYKGCTQRFSRHDNCLQHYRTHLKKEH
- the RPC11 gene encoding DNA-directed RNA polymerase III core subunit RPC11 (similar to Saccharomyces cerevisiae RPC11 (YDR045C); ancestral locus Anc_3.283), translated to MLSFCPSCNNMLLITSGDSGVYTLACRSCPYEFPIEGIEIYDRKKLPRKEVDDVLGGGWDNVDQTKTQCPNYDTCGGESAYFFQLQIRSADEPMTTFYKCVNCGHRWKEN
- the HEM13 gene encoding coproporphyrinogen oxidase (similar to Saccharomyces cerevisiae HEM13 (YDR044W); ancestral locus Anc_3.282), which translates into the protein MPAPKDPRNLPIRQQMEALIRRKQAEITQGLESIDTVKFHADTWTRGNDGGGGTSMVIQNGTTFEKGGVNVSVVYGQLSPAAVSAMKADHKNLSLPEDPKTGLPVTDGVKFFACGLSMVIHPVNPHAPTTHLNYRYFETWNQDGTPQTWWFGGGADLTPSYLYEEDGQLFHQLHKDALDKHDTALYPRFKKWCDEYFYITHRKETRGIGGIFFDDYDERDPQEILKIVEDCFDAFLPSYLTIVKRRKDTPYTKEEQQWQAIRRGRYVEFNLIYDRGTQFGLRTPGSRVESILMSLPEHASWLYNHHPAPGSREAKLLEVTTKPREWVK
- the SMKI04G2660 gene encoding uncharacterized protein (similar to Saccharomyces cerevisiae YDR042C); amino-acid sequence: MEQVLYNQSLKMQSLSTFQGLIFLKVLVFSIFQQLLYSPVAHLFRMKAIAAMKYSSICFLRSNWAKEQNLFDINQDFVSAIKNIFILFFTIFRLAEYIIYKLSDRSYQLHTSLDVQHLKWNMKKNTNKKRMLSFSRIYLPRTNILPISVGDGLKSRFIGPLPSKSLKCFQKKNFLSNNNINRYTVPETKATNAILWQRQRT